AGTTAATTCATACAGTACAATTCTTCCGATAACATGGTTACTATTCCAAGAATGAATTTCACGCACCCGCTCATACCTGCCAGAGCTTATTTTTTTACGTAACAGTCCGTAATGTTCAATATAATTCACGGTTTCTAGCATCAAAAACCCAACAATTCCACTACAAACGGCGAAAACTACCCCTATTAATCCGAAAAAATTAAAGAGCATAACAACATAAAGCAGTTGAAATATGCTGTACCATAACATATCGTTTTTTAAAGCGAAAAAGCCTTTTTCTTCTGCTAATAACAACTTAGATTGTAATTTCCAAGCACTAAAATATTGTCGAAATACAGAGCTAAGCCAAAAAGAATATACGCTTTGGTTATAAGCTGCTGTAGCTGGGTCTTCGGTTGTAGCTGCTTGTGCATGATGCCCAAAATTATGCTCTATATAAAAATGCATGTAAAAAGAAGGCAAAAGCAATAGTTTAGCTAAATAACGCTCTTTCGTTTTTTGTCGGTGCCCTAATTCATGAGCCACATTGATTCCATTGGTGCCAAGGACAATTCCCAAACTTAACACTAAACCAACAAGTTCATACGTTTTATAGGCATGAGTCGTAATATCGAAAAGAAGATAGCCTAAAAGGCCAAAAATTATGGGAATATTCAAATAAAGCATCCAATCAAAAAGCTTGCTTTTTTCCTTTTCTATCCGTTCTTCCCCCTCATGGTTCGAGGTGTCGTGTGGAAGCAATACTTCTAAAATAGGAATCAGAACAAAAGCATAAAAAGGGGTAAAATAACTAAAATAGCCCTTAAAATAAATACTAATAAGTGCAGATAACGGTAAGGTTAATGCAGCGAGATATTTTAAATCTTTCATTTGCTATTTTCTTAAAAAACAAGAGCGCTAGTTGACATAGCTCTATGCTCATAAAGGCAATTATTTATATAGAAAATTAATGAATCTTTTTGATTAAAGCAATATGTTGTACACTGTAAGCACGAATGTAGTTAAAACTCAACGAACCCAATGGCTGCGAATTAAAATCGAACTACACAGCATTTGCATGACGTTGGCGCATTTCCTTAGCATCGCCTTTTAAAAATAGGTATAGCACCAAGCACCTCGAATATCAAAAAAGTAAAACAAACTATATTTTACTGATGATATGCTGTGTTATGTACTAATGCAGTACCACAGCTATTACAATTACCAGCAGTTCCAGAACCTCCAGAACAACCTTGACTACAGCTGTAATGCCATATACCGGCTGCATTTTGGCTAGGTCCAGGTAAAGCAGGAGTGGTTTGATTGGCAAAAGGTGATGATGTAGCCGGGGTAGGATTGGCATTTGCATGATACGCTGCGTTATGTGCTAAAAGGCCTCCACAAGTGTTACAATTACCTGCAAGACCGGCCCCTCCGGAGCAACCTTGACTACAGGTATAGTGCCAAACGCCTACTGCATTTTGCGGAGCTTCAGCAGTATTTGGATTTGGGACAGCTGCCCTTGATTGATTCGCCCACTTTTCAAGATCTAGTGGCTGTAAGGTTTCTTCTTTTGGTACTTTAGGCGCTTCTTCTTTACAGGAAGATAAATAAAGCACTGAACTAACTAATACTAGGGCAATTAATTTAAGGTATTTCATTATTGAATTTTAAAATTACAAGGAATTGTAGTGATGCTTTTTTACTTCGTTTTTTTTCCAAAGTATAGTTCATTATGCAAACGTAGCTTTCTATTTTTTAGTATTTAGGTTCTTTGAATTGTATTAAAAACTTAGATCAAGATGCTAATTTTGCTGTTGAAACTTAGTGTTCTATGGATTTCTATAAAAAGTGACCCGATAGAAAACATACAATCACTCTACGGTAATCGAAATTTTAGCTTCGTTCCCTAATTCATCTACTACTGAAATTGTTTGTACGCCAGCATCCGGTAATAAAGCTACTTCATGAAAGTTTTTGGTTTCTTTTACGAATAAACTATTGAGATACCAAAATACTTTGGTTTCTGGTTTGGCGTGAGCCAATTTAAAAATAAGTTCGTTTTTATAGCCTTCGAAATTTTTAGCCAAGATAATTTTACTGCCATTTTTTGGATAGATAAACTCCATTGTCAGCGTATTTAAGGCGATACAATCATTTCGAAATGGCGGTAGTGCCTTATACAATGGGTGGCTTTTTTTATAGTAAAATTCTTGTAAGGGTGGTAAAACAAACCAAGATTCCGCAAAGGTTTGGGACAGATCTTCACAAGAAGAATTTACCCGAAATTGCTTGTTTTTATCTAATTGAATGGTTTGGTGAAAAGCGCAAGCAGGCACATAATTCTGCTTCTTAGGAATATCAATCTTTTTTTTTGGACAAATAGGGCTTGCTAAAAAACCACTCTCAGCACAGACCTCAACAGACACAAATTCATCTAAAGGTTTTAGAAACCAGTCCGATTCTGGTAATACATCAAACACCTCAAACAAAATAGGGGCTGCACTAGCTACCCCTGTAACACTAGGCCTACCTTCACCATCAGCATTTCCCACCCAAACACCAACCACGTAATCATTAGTAATGCCTATTGCCCAGGCATCTTTATTGCCAAAACTGGTGCCTGTTTTCCAAGCAATTTGTTTGCTTGAATCGTAAAACTCCCAAGATTCGTTACCTTCGGGCCGGTTTACTTCTTTCATGGCTTCAAAAGTCAAGTAAATACTCCCCGCATCAAAAACAGTTTTTTCGGTAGATGTTAAACCGAAATCTATAGT
The sequence above is drawn from the Cellulophaga sp. Hel_I_12 genome and encodes:
- a CDS encoding alkane 1-monooxygenase, whose product is MKDLKYLAALTLPLSALISIYFKGYFSYFTPFYAFVLIPILEVLLPHDTSNHEGEERIEKEKSKLFDWMLYLNIPIIFGLLGYLLFDITTHAYKTYELVGLVLSLGIVLGTNGINVAHELGHRQKTKERYLAKLLLLPSFYMHFYIEHNFGHHAQAATTEDPATAAYNQSVYSFWLSSVFRQYFSAWKLQSKLLLAEEKGFFALKNDMLWYSIFQLLYVVMLFNFFGLIGVVFAVCSGIVGFLMLETVNYIEHYGLLRKKISSGRYERVREIHSWNSNHVIGRIVLYELTRHSDHHFKSSKKYQILDYHDISPQMPFGYPTSMVLSFLPPLWFKIMNPRVPEEMKVVD